The following are encoded together in the Balaenoptera acutorostrata chromosome 9, mBalAcu1.1, whole genome shotgun sequence genome:
- the LOC102999586 gene encoding cofilin-1 isoform X3, whose protein sequence is MKKTLLPSEPEDGAGPSDFISRRPAGGAPEARPAPHCAARTKRKGPGEAAFSRIPAAAAAALVFSGSPCYLLFSSGNMASGVAVSDGVIKVFNDMKVRKSSTPEEVKKRKKAVLFCLSEDKKNIILEEGKEILVGDVGQTVDDPYTTFVKMLPDKDCRYALYDATYETKESKKEDLVFIFWAPESAPLKSKMIYASSKDAIKKKLTGIKHELQANCYEEVKDRCTLAEKLGGSAVISLEGKPL, encoded by the exons ATGAAAAAGACTCTGTTACCCAGCGAGCCCGAAGACGGCGCAGGACCCTCGGACTTCATTTCCCGTCGGCCCGCGGGGGGAGCGCCGGAAGCCCGCCCCGCCCCTCATTGTGCGGCTCGTACTAAACGGAAGGGGCCGGGAGAGGCCGCGTTCAGTCGGATCCCGGCAGCAGCTGCAGCGGCTCTTGTCTTTTCTGGCTCTCCTTGCTATCTCCTTTTCTCTTCCGGAAACATG GCCTCTGGCGTGGCTGTCTCTGATGGGGTCATCAAAGTGTTCAACGACATGAAGGTGCGTAAGTCGTCAACACCAGAGGAGGTGAAGAAGCGCAAGAAGGCGGTGCTCTTCTGCCTGAGTGAGGACAAGAAGAACATCATCCTGGAGGAGGGCAAGGAGATCCTGGTAGGTGATGTGGGCCAGACTGTAGACGACCCCTACACCACCTTTGTCAAGATGCTGCCAGACAAGGACTGCCGCTACGCCCTCTATGACGCAACCTACGAGACCAAGGAGAGCAAGAAGGAGGACCTGGTGTTCATCTTCTG GGCCCCTGAGAGTGCACCCCTTAAGAGCAAAATGATCTATGCCAGCTCCAAGGACGCCATCAAGAAGAAGCTGACGG GGATCAAGCATGAATTGCAAGCAAACTGCTACGAGGAGGTCAAGGACCGCTGCACCCTGGCAGAGAAGCTGGGGGGCAGCGCCGTCATCTCTCTGG